Proteins encoded in a region of the Thermocaproicibacter melissae genome:
- the dapA gene encoding 4-hydroxy-tetrahydrodipicolinate synthase encodes MKKELFTGSAVALVTPMHADGSINYDTLGKLVDYHLQNGTDAIVACATTGESPVLSHEEHCKVVEFIVKRVAKKIPVIASSGSNNTAYALELSKDLQSVGADGLLMITPYYNKTSQVGFVKHFTYIADHVDLPIILYNIPSRTGCNIMPETYFELSKHPNIVGTKEANGDLAAAAKTAALCGENLAIYSGEDNLTLPILSIGGKGVISTSANIIPKVMSDICHLDFQGNEKESRQLFLKYLDVMNTLFIDVNPMPVKAAMNMVGWDCGKCRLPLTEISKENEAKLRQTLQKYGLLA; translated from the coding sequence ATGAAAAAAGAATTGTTTACCGGTTCCGCCGTGGCACTGGTTACGCCGATGCATGCGGACGGTTCTATCAATTATGATACGCTCGGAAAGCTCGTAGATTATCATCTTCAGAATGGTACCGATGCGATTGTAGCCTGCGCCACAACAGGTGAATCACCAGTGCTGAGCCACGAAGAGCACTGTAAGGTCGTTGAATTCATTGTCAAGCGTGTCGCTAAGAAGATTCCTGTAATTGCAAGTTCAGGAAGCAACAACACTGCTTATGCGCTGGAGCTTTCCAAAGACCTACAGAGTGTCGGCGCCGATGGCCTTCTGATGATAACGCCGTATTACAATAAAACGTCACAGGTTGGTTTTGTGAAGCATTTTACTTACATTGCTGACCACGTTGACCTCCCGATTATCTTATATAATATCCCATCCAGAACTGGATGTAATATTATGCCGGAGACCTATTTTGAGCTTTCCAAACATCCCAATATTGTGGGAACAAAAGAGGCAAACGGCGATCTTGCAGCGGCTGCTAAAACCGCGGCGTTGTGCGGCGAGAATCTTGCCATCTATTCCGGCGAAGACAATCTGACGCTCCCGATTCTTTCCATCGGCGGAAAGGGCGTCATCTCAACCAGTGCGAACATAATTCCAAAAGTTATGAGCGATATCTGTCATCTCGATTTCCAAGGGAATGAGAAAGAAAGCAGGCAGCTGTTTTTAAAGTATCTCGACGTAATGAACACTTTGTTCATCGACGTCAACCCGATGCCGGTTAAGGCTGCGATGAATATGGTTGGTTGGGACTGCGGCAAATGCCGCCTTCCCCTTACTGAAATCAGTAAAGAAAATGAAGCCAAGCTTCGCCAGACTCTTCAAAAATACGGATTGCTTGCCTGA
- the dapB gene encoding 4-hydroxy-tetrahydrodipicolinate reductase, translated as MLRIILSGCCGSMGAAVTSCAKSMDDCKIVAGIDIKNTAISDFPIFSQPKEITQEADVLIDFSNPSLLDSLLDFCLEKSVAAVLCTTGYSQEQISKIKLASKQIPVFFSGNMSLGVNLLIELSKTAAKVLGNSFDIEIVEKHHNRKLDAPSGTALMIADGISSALGKEMHYVYDRHSQRKPRDKADIGIHSIRGGTIVGEHDVIFAGQHEVITLSHRAESRDIFALGALNAAKFLSRQGVGLYSMPDLLK; from the coding sequence ATGCTTAGAATTATTTTAAGCGGGTGCTGTGGCTCCATGGGTGCTGCAGTCACATCCTGCGCGAAAAGCATGGACGATTGTAAAATTGTAGCAGGAATTGATATCAAAAACACCGCGATTTCAGATTTCCCTATTTTCAGCCAACCCAAGGAAATTACGCAAGAGGCGGATGTCCTGATTGATTTTTCAAACCCTTCCCTACTGGACTCGCTGTTGGACTTCTGCCTTGAAAAGAGCGTTGCTGCTGTTCTTTGCACAACAGGTTATTCGCAAGAGCAAATCAGTAAAATTAAGCTTGCGTCAAAACAGATTCCGGTGTTTTTCTCCGGAAATATGTCACTCGGTGTGAATTTGCTGATTGAGCTTTCAAAAACTGCCGCAAAGGTTCTCGGAAACAGTTTTGATATCGAAATTGTTGAGAAACACCACAACAGGAAATTGGATGCTCCAAGCGGTACAGCACTTATGATTGCCGATGGTATTTCTTCCGCACTCGGCAAAGAGATGCACTATGTCTATGATCGCCATTCACAGCGTAAGCCTAGAGACAAAGCTGACATTGGAATTCATTCCATCCGCGGCGGTACGATTGTCGGAGAACATGATGTGATTTTCGCCGGTCAGCACGAAGTGATAACATTGTCGCACAGAGCGGAGTCACGCGATATTTTTGCCTTGGGCGCCTTGAATGCGGCTAAGTTTTTGTCACGTCAAGGCGTAGGACTTTACAGTATGCCTGATTTATTAAAATAG
- a CDS encoding ACT domain-containing protein yields MALSPKVSVKEDITLIVLQDCPPELNFVADVFQKIGQLGVDVDMISLAPSQGSNTSVSFTIADADLDKILSFTSELRDKVRVKAIVSSGNCKISVYDPNMVNAPGLAAQVFAAAASVDCDIRLITTSEVDISLLVTAADAPETVKALKSKFSA; encoded by the coding sequence ATGGCACTCTCACCAAAAGTATCCGTAAAAGAAGACATCACGCTGATTGTCCTGCAAGATTGCCCACCGGAACTGAACTTTGTTGCTGATGTATTTCAGAAAATCGGCCAGCTCGGTGTAGACGTTGACATGATTTCCTTAGCGCCGTCCCAAGGTTCAAACACTTCTGTGTCCTTCACAATCGCAGATGCTGACCTTGACAAGATACTTAGCTTTACATCTGAACTTCGCGACAAAGTCCGTGTAAAAGCGATTGTAAGCAGCGGAAACTGCAAAATTTCCGTCTATGACCCGAATATGGTGAACGCACCGGGGCTTGCTGCACAAGTCTTTGCAGCTGCTGCTAGTGTTGATTGCGATATCAGACTGATTACGACTTCTGAAGTTGATATTTCCCTTTTGGTTACGGCTGCGGATGCACCGGAAACGGTGAAGGCTCTGAAAAGCAAATTCAGCGCGTAA